Proteins from a genomic interval of Ferrovibrio terrae:
- the dapE gene encoding succinyl-diaminopimelate desuccinylase → MSAAPASPQSAPDAVTLAQDLIRCPSVTPADQGALGVLEAVLAPLGFRCERLKFTAPNTPDVENLYARWGEGPFGENKGPNFCFAGHTDVVPVGDAAAWSVDPFAAEIRDGQLYGRGATDMKSAIAAFVAAAGRFIAARDGKIPGGISLLITGDEEGPAINGTTRVLDWLKDKGETLSVCVVGEPTNPLRLGEMMKIGRRGSLTARLTVHGVQGHVGYPHLADNPIPKLLDILSALKSRRLDTGNAHFEASNLEITTIDVGNPANNVIPANAKAVLNIRYNTEQSSAGLKNWIIRTCEAVCGGQGENRALLGTRFDLMLEDGAMPFLTKPGPFVAAMAEAVKEGTGREPELSTTGGTSDARFIQAYCPVVEFGLVGQTMHKVDERAGVDDIRALSKVYEGMLQRFFDGLAVQR, encoded by the coding sequence GTGTCCGCTGCCCCCGCCTCGCCCCAGTCCGCCCCCGATGCCGTGACCCTGGCCCAGGACCTGATCCGCTGCCCGAGCGTGACCCCGGCCGACCAGGGCGCCCTGGGGGTTCTGGAGGCGGTTCTGGCCCCGCTGGGCTTCCGTTGCGAGCGGCTGAAATTCACCGCTCCCAACACCCCGGACGTGGAAAACCTCTATGCCCGCTGGGGCGAGGGGCCGTTTGGAGAGAACAAGGGGCCGAATTTCTGCTTCGCTGGCCATACCGACGTGGTGCCGGTGGGCGATGCCGCCGCCTGGAGCGTCGATCCTTTTGCCGCCGAGATCCGTGACGGCCAGCTCTATGGCCGCGGCGCCACCGACATGAAATCGGCCATCGCCGCCTTCGTGGCCGCCGCCGGCCGCTTCATCGCCGCGCGGGATGGTAAAATCCCCGGCGGTATCAGTCTCCTGATCACCGGCGACGAGGAAGGCCCCGCCATCAATGGCACCACCCGCGTGCTCGACTGGCTGAAGGACAAGGGCGAGACCTTAAGCGTCTGCGTGGTCGGCGAGCCGACCAATCCGCTGCGGCTCGGCGAGATGATGAAAATCGGCCGGCGCGGCTCGCTGACCGCGCGGCTGACCGTGCATGGCGTGCAGGGCCATGTCGGCTATCCGCATCTGGCCGATAATCCGATCCCCAAGCTGCTCGATATCCTGTCGGCGCTGAAGTCGCGCCGCCTCGATACCGGCAATGCGCATTTCGAGGCCTCCAACCTGGAGATCACCACTATCGATGTCGGCAATCCGGCCAACAACGTGATTCCGGCCAATGCGAAAGCGGTGCTCAACATCCGGTACAACACCGAGCAGAGTTCGGCCGGGCTGAAGAACTGGATCATCCGCACCTGTGAAGCCGTGTGCGGTGGGCAGGGCGAGAACCGCGCGCTGCTCGGCACGCGCTTCGATCTCATGCTGGAAGATGGCGCGATGCCTTTCCTCACGAAACCCGGACCTTTCGTGGCCGCGATGGCAGAAGCCGTGAAGGAAGGCACCGGCCGCGAACCCGAGCTCAGCACCACCGGCGGCACCTCGGATGCGCGGTTCATCCAGGCCTATTGCCCGGTGGTGGAATTCGGCCTCGTCGGCCAGACCATGCACAAGGTCGATGAACGCGCCGGCGTCGATGACATCCGCGCGCTCTCCAAGGTTTATGAAGGCATGCTGCAGCGGTTCTTCGATGGCCTTGCCGTCCAGCGCTGA
- the fmt gene encoding methionyl-tRNA formyltransferase, with the protein MTLRLVFMGTPDFAVPVLDAFLKAGDEIAAVYSQPPRPAGRGQKLTPSPVQAFAEQHGLPVRHPVSLKSADAQAEFAALKADAAIVVAYGLLLPKPILDAPKHGCFNLHASLLPRWRGAAPIQRAIMAGDLETGVCAMQMDVGLDTGPVLLREIVAITPRMTVSELHDELVRVGAPLMVRAVHGYAKGQIQPQAQSAEGVTYAAKLLKDEGRIDWTKSAIEIDRAVRALNPGIGTHFEINGERIKLLAAEPVAGSGAAGTALDDTGKIACGDGALNLLKLQRPGKTPVAIGDFLRGLPLPKGTRVG; encoded by the coding sequence ATTGCGTCTGGTCTTCATGGGCACGCCGGATTTCGCCGTGCCGGTGCTGGACGCGTTTCTCAAGGCCGGCGACGAGATCGCGGCTGTCTACAGCCAGCCGCCGCGTCCCGCCGGCCGCGGCCAGAAGCTGACGCCCTCACCGGTGCAGGCTTTCGCCGAGCAGCACGGCCTGCCGGTGCGCCATCCGGTCAGCCTGAAGAGCGCCGACGCGCAGGCCGAATTCGCAGCCCTCAAGGCCGATGCCGCCATCGTGGTGGCCTATGGCCTGCTGCTGCCAAAGCCGATCCTCGATGCGCCGAAGCATGGCTGCTTCAATCTGCATGCCTCGCTGCTGCCGCGCTGGCGCGGCGCCGCACCGATCCAGCGCGCCATCATGGCGGGCGATCTCGAGACCGGCGTCTGCGCGATGCAGATGGATGTCGGGCTGGATACCGGCCCGGTGCTGCTGCGCGAGATCGTTGCGATCACACCGCGCATGACGGTCAGCGAACTGCATGACGAACTGGTGCGCGTCGGCGCACCGCTGATGGTGCGTGCCGTGCATGGGTATGCCAAAGGCCAGATTCAGCCGCAGGCGCAGTCCGCTGAGGGCGTCACTTACGCCGCCAAGCTGCTGAAGGACGAAGGCCGCATCGACTGGACGAAATCAGCCATCGAGATCGACCGTGCCGTGCGCGCGCTCAACCCCGGCATCGGCACGCATTTCGAGATCAACGGCGAACGCATCAAGCTGCTGGCCGCCGAGCCTGTTGCCGGCAGTGGCGCAGCCGGCACCGCACTGGATGATACCGGCAAGATTGCCTGCGGAGACGGCGCGCTGAACCTGCTGAAGCTGCAGCGCCCGGGCAAGACCCCGGTTGCCATCGGCGATTTCCTGCGCGGCCTGCCGCTGCCGAAGGGAACGCGGGTTGGTTAG
- the truA gene encoding tRNA pseudouridine(38-40) synthase TruA codes for MPRYRLTLEYDGSRFAGWQKQRDVASVQQTFEEAVQAICGGELTIDTVVAGRTDAGVHARGQVVHFDLDRDFTPDRLRDGLNFYLRENRIAVLDAAIVDGEFSARLSATARHYLYRILNRRPPPAIEAGSVWHVPVLLDADAMQVAAQRLVGHHDFNSFRSTECQAKSSLRTLDALDVRRVGDEIHVTTSSRSFLHNQVRIMTGTLKLVGEGRWNADDVSAALEKADRRAAGPTAPPEGLCLMKVDY; via the coding sequence ATGCCGCGCTATCGCCTGACACTGGAATATGACGGCAGCCGCTTTGCCGGCTGGCAGAAGCAGCGCGACGTCGCCTCAGTGCAGCAGACTTTCGAGGAAGCCGTGCAGGCGATCTGCGGCGGCGAATTGACCATCGATACCGTGGTGGCCGGCCGCACCGATGCCGGCGTGCATGCGCGCGGCCAGGTGGTGCATTTCGACCTCGACCGCGACTTCACGCCCGACCGCCTGCGCGACGGGCTGAACTTTTACCTGCGCGAGAACCGCATCGCCGTGCTGGACGCCGCCATTGTCGATGGCGAGTTCAGCGCGCGGCTGTCCGCCACCGCGCGGCATTATCTGTATCGCATCCTGAACCGCCGCCCGCCGCCGGCGATAGAAGCAGGCAGTGTGTGGCATGTGCCGGTGCTGCTGGATGCCGATGCCATGCAGGTCGCCGCCCAGCGCCTGGTCGGACATCACGACTTCAACAGCTTCCGCTCCACCGAATGCCAGGCGAAGTCGTCGTTGCGCACGCTGGATGCGCTGGATGTGCGGCGCGTCGGTGATGAAATCCATGTCACGACCTCGTCGCGCAGCTTCCTGCACAACCAGGTGCGCATCATGACCGGCACGCTGAAACTGGTCGGCGAAGGCAGATGGAATGCCGATGACGTCAGCGCCGCGCTCGAAAAGGCCGACCGCCGCGCGGCAGGTCCTACCGCGCCGCCGGAAGGCCTGTGCCTGATGAAAGTGGATTACTGA
- the secA gene encoding preprotein translocase subunit SecA — translation MFGAIAKKLFGSANDRTVKSYLKTVQAINALEAQTAALSDAELQAKTAEFRQKLAGQDGKPGVDLDDLLPEAFAVVREAAKRVLGQRHYDVQLIGGMVLHDGRIAEMKTGEGKTLVATLAVYLNALPGTGVHVVTVNDYLARRDSEWMGRVYNFLGLSTGVIVHGLDDEERRAAYACDVTYGTNNEYGFDYLRDNMKFRREDMVQRPFSFAIVDEVDSILIDEARTPLIISGPSEDTTDLYVRVNALVPQLVAADYEKDEKQRTVHFTEDGTGHIEEILRAADLLKSDSLYDIENIAVVHHANQALRAHVLFTRDVDYIVKDDKVIIIDEFTGRMMEGRRYSDGLHQALEAKEGVSVQTENQTLASITFQNYFRMYPKLSGMTGTASTEAAEFADIYRLEVVEIPTNVGVARIDGDDEVYRSAREKYEAIVTLIAECREKGQPLLVGTVSIEKSELLSDFLKQRNIPHHVLNARHHDQEAFIVAQAGRLGAVTIATNMAGRGTDIQLGGNADMRILQETQGMEGELKAKMEAQIRAEVLVEKDKVRAAGGLYVIGTERHESRRIDNQLRGRSGRQGDPGASKFFLSLEDDLLRIFGSERMDSMLQRLGLKEGEAIIHPWINKALEKAQQKVEARNYEIRKNLLKYDDVMNDQRKVVYEQRIEIMGADNVADTVRDMREEIASELVDRHIPERAYAEQWNSEGLQAEVHRLFALDLPIVEWAKEEGIADQQIRERLADAIERRMAEKAANFGPEVMRMVERSLLLQVLDQTWKEHLHHLDYLRQAIGLRAYAQKDPLNEYKREAFSLFEQMLVRVREQVTSILSRVEVRAEEPPAELFARPSQPMRESRGEALEGGEDDGLPSRPVSQSRAAVAVDPNDESTWKATPRNSPCPCGSGKKFKYCHGK, via the coding sequence ATGTTCGGCGCGATCGCCAAAAAGCTGTTCGGTTCGGCCAACGACCGCACCGTCAAAAGCTACCTCAAGACCGTCCAGGCGATTAATGCCCTGGAGGCCCAGACCGCCGCCCTGAGCGATGCCGAGCTGCAGGCCAAGACCGCTGAATTCCGCCAGAAGCTGGCCGGTCAGGACGGCAAGCCCGGTGTCGACCTCGACGACCTGCTGCCCGAAGCCTTTGCCGTGGTGCGCGAGGCCGCCAAGCGCGTGCTGGGCCAGCGCCATTACGATGTGCAGCTGATCGGCGGCATGGTGCTGCATGACGGCCGCATCGCCGAAATGAAGACCGGCGAAGGCAAGACCCTGGTCGCCACGCTCGCCGTCTATCTCAATGCCCTGCCCGGCACCGGCGTGCATGTCGTCACCGTGAACGACTACCTGGCCCGCCGCGACTCCGAATGGATGGGCCGCGTCTACAATTTCCTGGGCCTGAGCACCGGCGTGATCGTGCACGGCCTGGACGACGAGGAACGCCGCGCGGCCTATGCCTGCGACGTCACTTACGGCACCAACAACGAATACGGTTTCGACTATCTGCGCGACAACATGAAGTTCCGTCGCGAGGACATGGTGCAGCGCCCGTTCAGCTTTGCCATCGTCGACGAAGTCGACTCGATCCTGATCGACGAAGCGCGCACGCCGCTGATCATCTCCGGCCCGTCGGAAGACACCACCGACCTCTATGTGCGGGTCAATGCGCTGGTGCCGCAGCTGGTGGCGGCAGACTACGAGAAGGACGAGAAGCAGCGCACGGTGCACTTCACCGAAGACGGCACCGGGCATATCGAAGAGATCCTGCGCGCCGCCGACCTGCTGAAATCCGACTCGCTGTACGACATCGAGAATATCGCCGTCGTGCACCATGCCAACCAGGCTTTGCGCGCCCATGTGCTGTTCACCCGCGATGTCGATTACATCGTGAAGGACGACAAGGTCATCATCATCGACGAGTTCACCGGCCGCATGATGGAAGGCCGTCGTTACTCGGACGGCCTGCACCAGGCGCTGGAAGCCAAGGAAGGCGTCAGTGTCCAGACCGAGAACCAGACGCTGGCCTCGATCACCTTCCAGAATTACTTCCGCATGTATCCCAAGCTGTCTGGCATGACCGGCACGGCCTCGACGGAAGCCGCTGAATTCGCCGACATCTATCGCCTGGAAGTCGTCGAGATTCCGACCAACGTAGGCGTTGCACGCATCGACGGCGACGACGAGGTCTATCGCAGCGCGCGCGAAAAGTATGAAGCCATCGTCACCCTGATCGCCGAATGCCGCGAGAAGGGCCAGCCGCTGCTGGTCGGCACCGTGTCGATCGAGAAGTCGGAACTGCTGTCCGACTTCCTCAAGCAGCGCAACATCCCGCATCACGTGCTGAATGCACGCCACCACGACCAGGAAGCCTTCATCGTGGCGCAGGCCGGCCGGCTCGGCGCCGTGACCATCGCCACCAACATGGCCGGTCGCGGCACCGACATTCAGCTCGGCGGCAACGCCGACATGCGTATCCTGCAGGAAACGCAGGGCATGGAAGGCGAGCTGAAGGCCAAGATGGAAGCGCAGATCCGCGCCGAAGTGCTGGTCGAAAAGGACAAGGTGCGCGCCGCCGGCGGTCTTTATGTCATCGGCACCGAGCGCCATGAAAGCCGCCGCATCGACAACCAGCTGCGCGGCCGCTCCGGCCGCCAGGGCGATCCCGGCGCGTCGAAATTCTTCCTCAGCCTGGAAGACGACCTGCTGCGCATCTTCGGCTCCGAACGCATGGACAGCATGCTGCAGCGGCTCGGCCTGAAGGAAGGCGAGGCGATCATCCACCCCTGGATCAACAAGGCGCTGGAAAAGGCGCAGCAGAAGGTGGAAGCGCGGAACTACGAAATCCGCAAGAACCTGCTGAAATACGACGATGTGATGAACGACCAGCGCAAGGTGGTCTACGAGCAGCGCATCGAGATCATGGGCGCCGACAACGTGGCCGATACCGTGCGCGACATGCGCGAGGAAATCGCCAGCGAACTGGTCGACCGCCATATCCCCGAACGCGCCTATGCCGAACAGTGGAATTCCGAAGGCCTGCAGGCCGAGGTGCACCGCCTGTTCGCGCTCGACCTGCCGATCGTGGAATGGGCCAAGGAAGAAGGCATCGCCGACCAGCAGATCCGCGAACGCCTGGCCGATGCCATCGAGCGCCGCATGGCCGAGAAGGCTGCCAATTTCGGCCCCGAGGTGATGCGCATGGTGGAGCGCAGCCTGCTGCTGCAGGTGCTCGACCAGACCTGGAAAGAACACCTGCATCATCTGGATTACCTGCGCCAGGCCATCGGCCTGCGGGCTTACGCGCAGAAGGATCCGCTTAACGAATACAAGCGCGAGGCTTTCTCGCTGTTCGAGCAGATGCTGGTCCGCGTGCGCGAGCAGGTGACCTCGATCCTCTCGCGCGTCGAA